One genomic region from Nostoc sphaeroides encodes:
- a CDS encoding response regulator transcription factor, with the protein MPNILIVEDEPRIASFIEKGLRSQGFTTTIVTDGLYVLDVIQSGTFDLLILDLGLPGKDGFQVLEELRGQGEDIPVIILSARSDIHDKVAGLEGGADDYVTKPFRFEELLARVRLRLRSTRPARDAQEFILKAGNMELNLRTRQVKIGDRLIELPAREFAMAEMFCRHPEQVISREQLLDYVWGYDYNPGSNIVDVYVGYLRKKLGSKLIETVRGMGYRLRK; encoded by the coding sequence ATGCCCAACATTCTCATCGTTGAAGATGAACCCAGGATTGCCTCATTTATTGAAAAAGGGTTGCGATCGCAAGGGTTCACAACAACAATCGTTACAGATGGGTTGTATGTGCTGGATGTGATCCAAAGTGGAACCTTTGACTTATTAATTCTGGATCTAGGGTTGCCTGGAAAAGACGGATTTCAAGTACTCGAAGAACTGCGCGGACAGGGAGAAGACATACCTGTGATTATCCTCTCTGCTAGAAGTGATATTCACGACAAGGTTGCTGGGCTAGAAGGGGGTGCAGATGATTATGTTACCAAACCCTTCCGATTTGAAGAACTGTTGGCGCGGGTAAGGTTACGGTTGCGAAGTACTAGACCTGCCAGAGATGCCCAAGAGTTTATCCTCAAAGCTGGTAATATGGAGCTTAATTTGCGAACTCGACAGGTGAAAATAGGCGATCGCCTCATAGAACTACCTGCCCGTGAATTTGCTATGGCAGAAATGTTTTGCCGCCACCCAGAACAAGTCATCAGTCGAGAACAACTCCTCGATTACGTTTGGGGTTACGACTATAACCCAGGTTCTAATATTGTTGATGTGTATGTCGGTTATCTCCGTAAGAAACTAGGTAGCAAACTAATTGAGACAGTTAGAGGCATGGGTTATCGTTTGCGAAAGTAG
- a CDS encoding HAMP domain-containing protein — MKQHHNFDELAFGQLNSPLQSTNSSPNTSNSRYWFSHLKVGQKIGIGYALILSIAVLGTSIGFLIADHYQRQAQKREEAAIEELYKMYQLKTSVFRVRTNQHKLILYMDQPKRWQEQYTLLLNYVEQARQVWFEFKTNYSIENPNLYDSVIEQEAVHRLLQAHQGFDTYLQRTEALFHDNNPSKLSPNEIRTAQTKLFNFMHSSSIFMIDDFLDDITNLVEVIAQEYQQANWELQRAEKLRLNIILGSLSLSIAIATLLAIYTSRAIARPIQAVTHVAQQVTEESNFDLQAPVTTNDEVGILATSLNRLILEVQQLITVQNDANEQLEVYSQVLEEKVRERTRELNEKNLSLKMALEELRCTQAQLGETEDNSDKT, encoded by the coding sequence ATGAAACAGCATCACAACTTCGATGAACTGGCTTTTGGCCAGTTAAATAGCCCTTTGCAATCAACTAACTCCAGTCCAAACACAAGCAATTCTAGATATTGGTTCAGTCATCTGAAGGTTGGTCAAAAGATTGGCATTGGATATGCACTGATTTTGAGCATCGCTGTACTGGGAACTAGCATTGGGTTTCTGATTGCAGATCATTACCAGCGACAAGCGCAAAAGCGGGAAGAAGCGGCGATTGAAGAGTTATATAAGATGTATCAACTGAAAACCAGCGTGTTTCGTGTTCGTACCAACCAACACAAGCTGATTTTATACATGGATCAACCAAAAAGATGGCAAGAACAATATACTTTGTTACTTAACTATGTTGAGCAAGCTAGACAAGTTTGGTTTGAGTTCAAAACTAACTACAGCATTGAGAACCCGAACCTATATGATTCTGTAATTGAACAAGAAGCAGTTCACCGCTTGTTGCAGGCCCACCAAGGCTTTGATACTTACTTACAGCGCACAGAGGCTCTGTTTCACGATAACAATCCCAGTAAATTATCACCAAACGAAATTAGGACAGCACAAACAAAACTCTTCAATTTCATGCATAGCTCATCAATTTTTATGATTGATGATTTTCTTGATGACATCACCAATCTTGTTGAAGTCATAGCCCAGGAGTATCAGCAAGCAAATTGGGAACTGCAAAGGGCAGAAAAATTACGTCTAAATATTATTTTAGGTAGCCTGTCACTATCGATCGCGATCGCCACATTATTAGCAATTTACACTAGTCGGGCCATTGCCCGTCCTATTCAAGCAGTCACCCATGTTGCCCAACAGGTTACAGAGGAATCTAATTTTGATTTACAAGCACCTGTAACAACTAATGATGAAGTTGGTATCTTGGCTACTTCCCTTAATCGTTTAATTTTGGAAGTTCAGCAACTCATCACAGTCCAAAATGATGCTAACGAACAGCTAGAAGTATACAGCCAAGTACTAGAAGAGAAAGTACGCGAACGAACACGGGAGTTAAATGAGAAAAATCTCAGCTTAAAAATGGCATTAGAGGAATTGCGGTGTACTCAAGCTCAACTCGGAGAAACTGAGGATAATAGCGATAAAACCTGA
- the rsfS gene encoding ribosome silencing factor — protein sequence MTDYFQGNFPLQSVPLTKSVAKSHAHTEEESGKLAATIAEAGSDRKAGEIILLKVAEVSYLADYFVMMTGYSKVQVRAIAQAIEGKVETELQRRPIRTEGKLEGSWVLQDYGDVIVHIMMPKEREFYNLEAFWIHAERISLPESDEGEGKPT from the coding sequence ATGACTGATTATTTCCAAGGAAATTTCCCATTACAATCTGTCCCACTGACGAAGAGTGTGGCAAAGAGCCACGCCCATACCGAAGAGGAGAGCGGAAAATTAGCTGCAACGATCGCAGAAGCTGGATCAGACCGGAAAGCAGGTGAGATTATATTGCTCAAAGTAGCAGAGGTATCTTACCTAGCTGATTACTTTGTGATGATGACTGGCTATTCTAAGGTACAAGTCAGGGCGATCGCTCAAGCAATTGAAGGAAAAGTCGAAACTGAGTTGCAAAGGCGTCCCATACGGACAGAAGGAAAACTTGAGGGAAGTTGGGTACTACAAGACTACGGTGATGTGATCGTTCACATCATGATGCCCAAAGAACGGGAGTTTTATAATTTAGAAGCGTTCTGGATTCATGCAGAGCGTATTTCCCTTCCAGAATCTGATGAAGGTGAGGGTAAGCCAACATGA
- a CDS encoding CGLD27 family protein, which translates to MIRSSVSNCPVPIDQQPLNEYEELKNSWLFRDSTLDLREYITKIAWIWGLSWLVAGPVAAASFPPHKYIAHFILCGAAAASVGVVLALVRLYLGWFYVCDRLGSPTVFYEESGWYDGQTWTKPQEILNRDRLIVAYEIKPILRRLQFTIAGLAGMYVIGTIVWHLF; encoded by the coding sequence ATGATTAGGTCTTCGGTTTCAAATTGCCCAGTTCCCATAGACCAACAACCGCTTAATGAGTACGAAGAGTTAAAAAATTCCTGGCTGTTTCGTGATAGCACTTTAGATTTGCGCGAGTATATCACGAAAATAGCTTGGATTTGGGGTTTATCTTGGCTGGTCGCAGGGCCTGTGGCAGCAGCAAGTTTTCCCCCTCACAAGTATATTGCACATTTTATCCTCTGTGGTGCGGCCGCCGCGAGTGTTGGCGTAGTGCTGGCACTGGTAAGGTTATACTTAGGCTGGTTTTACGTGTGCGATCGCCTTGGCAGTCCCACAGTCTTTTATGAAGAGTCCGGCTGGTACGACGGTCAAACTTGGACAAAACCACAGGAAATCCTTAACCGCGATCGCTTAATTGTCGCATACGAAATTAAACCTATTCTGCGGCGGTTACAATTTACCATTGCTGGGTTGGCGGGAATGTACGTTATTGGTACTATAGTTTGGCATTTGTTTTAA
- a CDS encoding asparaginase, which translates to MTMGKRTQATALEVRLLREGIIESRHIVQAVVCDERGRVLTVAGNSETAAFIRSALKPFQALAVTTTGTLERYDLSDRDLAIITSSHKGRIDQVRQVFNILWRADIDPTVLQCPIPEGKRSNLEYNCSGKHAGMLAVCQQRHWPLNNYLDRKHPIQQLILGKVAELLRMPAAEFISAHDDCGAPTYLMQLGHMASLYALLASSTNLDMERIVRAMTHHPAMVAGDGEFDTELMRLTPGELVSKTGAEGVQCIGRLGEGLGLAIKVMDGAKRAKYAVAIHLLQQMGWISPSAAESLCEKFVTLGKYKRLEVIGELSFL; encoded by the coding sequence ATGACAATGGGAAAACGAACTCAAGCCACAGCACTGGAAGTCCGGTTACTGCGGGAAGGTATTATTGAATCCAGGCATATAGTCCAGGCTGTTGTATGCGACGAACGAGGACGGGTTCTAACCGTTGCCGGAAATTCTGAAACTGCTGCATTTATCCGTTCAGCGCTCAAACCATTTCAGGCACTCGCAGTCACCACCACAGGTACACTGGAACGCTATGACCTCAGCGATCGCGACTTAGCAATTATCACAAGTTCCCATAAAGGAAGAATAGATCAAGTCCGACAGGTATTTAACATCCTTTGGCGGGCTGATATTGACCCGACTGTACTCCAGTGTCCAATTCCTGAAGGTAAGCGGAGTAATTTGGAATACAATTGCTCTGGTAAACATGCGGGAATGTTAGCCGTTTGTCAGCAACGCCATTGGCCCTTAAATAACTACTTGGATCGCAAGCACCCAATACAGCAGTTGATTTTGGGCAAAGTAGCAGAGTTGCTGCGAATGCCAGCAGCAGAATTTATCAGCGCTCATGATGACTGTGGCGCACCAACTTATCTGATGCAACTCGGTCACATGGCATCTTTGTATGCACTGTTAGCCTCTAGTACCAACTTGGATATGGAGCGCATTGTCCGGGCGATGACTCACCACCCCGCGATGGTAGCAGGAGATGGAGAATTTGATACCGAACTCATGCGCTTAACTCCAGGAGAACTGGTCAGTAAAACTGGTGCCGAAGGAGTGCAGTGCATTGGTAGACTCGGTGAAGGCTTGGGATTGGCAATCAAAGTCATGGATGGGGCAAAACGAGCAAAATACGCCGTTGCTATTCACTTACTCCAGCAAATGGGTTGGATTAGTCCCAGCGCCGCCGAAAGCCTCTGTGAAAAGTTTGTCACCTTAGGAAAATACAAGCGTTTAGAAGTAATTGGAGAATTATCATTTTTGTAG
- a CDS encoding YcjF family protein has translation MVVKLQRPILVGGLGLSFSLWMLDSWHDSIVQVGEFGLLSALAVGGGLWLFQKNRPKDSLQQLDSMVIDRATVESAIAKTETVINQLAQESENHTALETLREQVAQLLLELDRQEIKVAVTGSKSVGKSTLIKVLKENVETRNLVSLQETAPLFREAGDNSDAAILAEVAKSDFVLFLTNGDLTDSEFQALQQLKAANQPTIVVLNKQDQYLADESASVLLSLKQRMQGNVVATAASPIPIKVRKHEADGSVQEWMEQPAPDIQQLTQQLGEVLVQQGQRLVWVTTIRKAGLLKAEAKNWLNGTRRDRATPIIEQYQWIAAAAAFANPVPALDILATAAINAQMVMDLGNIYQQKFSVEQAQTVAGTMGSLMLKLGLVELSTNAISTVLKSNAVTFVAGGVVQGVSAAYLTRVAGLSLVEYFQQQEIAIDSGTGLNLENLRQTLQKVFQQNQQIGFLQGFVKQSVKRLLPEAQQVEVVGVQKAVG, from the coding sequence ATGGTTGTGAAGTTGCAGCGACCAATTTTAGTGGGAGGATTGGGACTGTCCTTTTCTCTATGGATGTTGGACAGTTGGCACGATTCTATAGTGCAGGTGGGTGAGTTTGGTTTATTGAGTGCTTTAGCTGTAGGCGGTGGTTTGTGGTTATTCCAAAAAAATCGCCCAAAAGACAGTTTACAGCAGCTAGATAGTATGGTAATCGATCGGGCGACTGTAGAAAGTGCGATCGCTAAAACTGAAACTGTAATTAACCAACTGGCACAAGAATCAGAAAACCACACAGCATTAGAGACACTCAGAGAACAAGTTGCCCAATTGTTATTGGAGTTAGACAGACAAGAAATTAAAGTTGCTGTGACTGGCAGTAAATCCGTAGGTAAAAGCACTTTAATTAAAGTGTTAAAGGAAAATGTCGAGACACGAAATTTAGTGTCTTTACAAGAGACAGCACCTTTATTTAGAGAAGCGGGTGACAATTCAGATGCAGCTATTTTGGCAGAAGTAGCAAAATCTGATTTTGTTCTGTTCTTGACAAACGGTGATTTGACAGACTCAGAATTTCAAGCTTTACAGCAGCTAAAAGCAGCAAATCAGCCCACAATCGTGGTTTTGAACAAACAAGACCAGTATTTAGCCGATGAAAGCGCCAGCGTCTTGCTGTCATTAAAACAGCGGATGCAAGGAAATGTAGTTGCAACTGCGGCCTCTCCCATTCCTATCAAAGTCAGAAAGCATGAAGCTGATGGTTCTGTGCAAGAGTGGATGGAACAACCAGCACCAGATATCCAGCAGTTAACACAGCAGTTGGGTGAAGTTTTGGTACAGCAGGGACAACGGCTAGTTTGGGTAACAACCATCAGAAAAGCCGGCTTGTTGAAAGCTGAGGCAAAAAACTGGTTGAATGGAACCAGACGCGATCGCGCCACCCCAATTATTGAACAATATCAATGGATAGCTGCTGCTGCTGCCTTTGCTAACCCAGTCCCAGCCCTTGATATCCTAGCGACTGCGGCAATTAATGCTCAGATGGTAATGGATTTGGGTAATATCTATCAACAGAAATTTTCCGTAGAACAAGCACAAACCGTAGCTGGAACAATGGGAAGTTTGATGCTGAAACTGGGTTTAGTTGAACTTTCTACGAATGCTATTAGTACTGTTCTGAAAAGTAATGCCGTTACCTTTGTTGCTGGTGGCGTAGTGCAGGGAGTAAGTGCAGCTTATCTGACTAGAGTTGCAGGGTTAAGTCTAGTTGAGTATTTCCAACAGCAGGAAATAGCGATAGATTCTGGGACTGGTTTAAATTTGGAGAATTTGCGGCAAACTTTGCAAAAGGTATTTCAGCAAAATCAGCAGATTGGTTTTTTGCAGGGGTTTGTTAAGCAAAGCGTGAAGCGTTTGTTGCCAGAAGCACAGCAGGTTGAAGTAGTTGGTGTTCAGAAAGCGGTGGGATAA
- a CDS encoding anti-sigma factor antagonist (This anti-anti-sigma factor, or anti-sigma factor antagonist, belongs to a family that includes characterized members SpoIIAA, RsbV, RsfA, and RsfB.): MATKVQSFMTSQPTEVDFPVNSLNDTAIVQMPKRLSVLEALGFKQTCQSLIQPNSHPKQIIIDFHQTTFMDSSGLGALVSNFKYAQTQGITLTLRNVTPQIMAVLKLTGLDQVFPLELVNDEPLIKQEDSVDNRKTTSRKVEQLPTTHPSVASWMKRLLDIVGSVVGLLITGVLFIPIAIAIQINDPGPIFFSQIRCGWMGKRFKIWKFRSMCVDAEAKKSQVQNQVQGAFFKNENDPRITRIGRLLRRTSLDELPQFWNVLKGEMSLVGTRPPTPDEVERYEVPEWQRLDVKPGMTGEWQVNGRSTVRSFEDVIRLDLQYQKNWSLVYDLKLIFKTIAILFNRNSGAV; the protein is encoded by the coding sequence ATGGCAACGAAAGTGCAGAGCTTCATGACTAGCCAACCGACAGAGGTCGATTTTCCAGTGAATTCCCTAAACGACACGGCTATAGTGCAGATGCCTAAGCGGTTGAGTGTGCTGGAGGCCTTAGGTTTTAAGCAAACCTGCCAAAGCTTAATCCAGCCCAATTCACATCCTAAGCAAATCATTATTGACTTTCACCAAACTACTTTTATGGATAGTAGTGGCTTAGGTGCGCTGGTCAGTAATTTTAAATATGCCCAGACTCAAGGGATTACATTAACACTGCGGAATGTAACACCTCAAATAATGGCAGTCCTAAAACTCACGGGATTAGATCAGGTTTTTCCCTTAGAGCTTGTAAATGATGAGCCGCTAATCAAACAGGAAGACTCAGTAGATAATCGCAAGACAACTTCCCGTAAAGTAGAACAGTTACCCACTACTCACCCTTCTGTGGCATCTTGGATGAAACGGTTGTTAGACATTGTGGGGTCTGTGGTCGGTTTATTAATTACAGGAGTTTTATTTATTCCGATTGCGATCGCTATTCAAATTAATGATCCCGGGCCCATTTTCTTTAGTCAAATCCGTTGTGGTTGGATGGGGAAACGGTTTAAGATTTGGAAATTCCGTTCTATGTGTGTGGATGCAGAAGCGAAGAAATCCCAAGTTCAAAACCAAGTACAAGGTGCTTTTTTCAAGAATGAGAATGACCCCAGAATTACCAGAATAGGGCGCTTGTTACGGCGAACTAGTCTTGATGAATTACCCCAATTTTGGAACGTCCTTAAAGGAGAAATGAGTTTAGTAGGTACTCGACCACCTACACCCGATGAAGTGGAACGCTACGAAGTACCAGAGTGGCAACGTTTAGATGTAAAACCCGGTATGACTGGCGAATGGCAAGTAAACGGGCGTTCTACAGTCCGTAGTTTTGAAGATGTAATTCGCCTAGATTTGCAGTATCAAAAAAATTGGAGTTTGGTGTACGATTTAAAGCTAATTTTCAAAACTATAGCTATTCTGTTTAATAGAAACAGTGGTGCTGTTTAG
- a CDS encoding 7-carboxy-7-deazaguanine synthase QueE, protein MIAKNTVTPTARLIEIFSAIQGEGLNVGTRQIFIRFALCDLRCQFCDSAHTWNAPASCRIERSPGLRDFEIHSNPVSLPILTEWVERQNVPSLHDSISLTGGEPLLHAPFLMQFLPEVRAITGLPIYLETGGHRPEQLAMILPYLDSVGMDLKLPSVSGESHWQEHAKFLQLCHDSYLNVFVKIIVSQNTDPGELERSASLVAEVSPDISVFLQPVTPLPVSEQFSPIPALAPTPDQVLTWQALMKGFVKHVRVIPQTHKMLNQL, encoded by the coding sequence ATGATTGCTAAAAATACGGTTACACCTACCGCACGCCTGATTGAAATCTTTTCTGCCATTCAAGGGGAAGGACTAAATGTAGGGACGCGTCAGATATTTATTCGTTTTGCTTTGTGTGATTTGCGCTGTCAATTTTGTGATAGTGCCCACACTTGGAATGCACCTGCTAGTTGTCGGATAGAGCGATCGCCTGGATTGCGCGACTTTGAAATCCACTCTAACCCTGTCTCTCTACCCATACTAACTGAATGGGTGGAACGACAAAATGTACCTTCTCTCCACGATAGCATTAGCTTAACTGGGGGCGAACCACTTCTTCATGCCCCATTTTTAATGCAGTTTCTACCCGAAGTGCGAGCCATAACTGGTCTACCTATATACTTAGAAACTGGCGGACATCGCCCAGAACAACTAGCGATGATTCTCCCTTACTTAGACTCTGTAGGTATGGATTTGAAATTGCCCAGTGTTAGCGGCGAAAGTCATTGGCAAGAACATGCGAAATTTCTCCAATTATGTCATGACTCATATTTAAATGTTTTTGTCAAGATAATTGTGTCTCAAAACACAGATCCAGGCGAGTTGGAACGTTCAGCTTCGCTGGTGGCAGAGGTTAGTCCAGATATCTCAGTATTTTTACAACCTGTTACGCCTTTGCCAGTATCTGAACAATTCTCCCCAATACCTGCGCTTGCCCCTACGCCTGATCAAGTTTTGACGTGGCAAGCTTTGATGAAGGGCTTTGTCAAGCATGTGCGTGTGATCCCTCAGACGCATAAAATGCTGAACCAGCTGTAA
- a CDS encoding DUF3318 domain-containing protein, giving the protein MTSYATSSAKAEMSELRRLKGLLPPELQSWVTVEGTTEVNPPLVRCEEIGKDQVEIQIDLVKWDALAMDQRNLLFWHEVARVQNDTIPKDGWEMAALAIGLGGAVGELWVQDGLLLVLALSLCGVSGWRLYQKNSGEKQLRELLNADEKAIALATRFGYSLPNAYKSLGSALKTLIDNTPSKRQRSKYEARLSALKRSANKAKAKSKTPDEGGL; this is encoded by the coding sequence ATGACATCCTATGCAACCTCCTCTGCCAAAGCGGAAATGAGTGAACTACGGCGGTTGAAAGGCTTATTACCGCCAGAATTACAGAGCTGGGTCACGGTTGAAGGCACAACTGAGGTCAATCCACCCCTGGTTCGTTGCGAAGAAATTGGTAAAGACCAGGTAGAAATTCAAATTGACTTGGTGAAATGGGATGCCCTCGCAATGGATCAGCGTAATCTGCTGTTCTGGCATGAAGTTGCTCGCGTTCAAAATGACACAATTCCTAAAGATGGTTGGGAAATGGCAGCACTAGCCATCGGTTTAGGTGGTGCTGTAGGCGAATTGTGGGTACAAGATGGATTGCTTCTGGTGTTAGCTTTGTCGCTTTGTGGTGTGTCAGGCTGGCGACTGTACCAAAAGAATAGTGGGGAAAAGCAACTGAGAGAATTGCTCAATGCTGATGAGAAAGCGATCGCTTTGGCAACTCGTTTTGGTTATAGCCTCCCCAATGCCTACAAGAGTCTCGGTAGCGCCTTAAAAACCCTGATTGACAATACTCCTAGTAAGCGCCAACGGTCGAAATACGAAGCAAGGCTCTCTGCCCTCAAACGCAGTGCCAATAAGGCAAAAGCTAAATCCAAAACTCCAGACGAAGGCGGGTTGTAA
- a CDS encoding amino acid ABC transporter substrate-binding protein, protein MRNSALILAIAPLVCAIAACSDSGQTASTSGTPGSNPAAPATQNRWNNIKRRAQIICGVSGEVPGFSFVGTDGKYSGIDVDVCRAIAAALFDNPDAVEFRNLNSKERFTALQTGEVDVLSRNTTWTLSRDTSVGLEFAPVVFYDGQAIMVRKNSNIKSLADLKDKAICVQTGTTTEQNLADQMRKRGITYKPVVFEDVNVAFATYAEGRCDGITADRSALVSRGTILPKPEDNVILNEVISSEPLAPAVAKGDVKWGDAVKWVVYSLVKAEELGITSQNIGQFATSTDPDVKRFLGTEGNLGEGLGLTNDFAARIIKHVGNYGEIYDRNLGPKTKLNLARGQNQLWSKGGLLYSPPFR, encoded by the coding sequence ATGCGTAACTCAGCTTTAATTCTAGCGATCGCACCTCTAGTATGCGCGATCGCTGCTTGTAGTGATTCAGGTCAAACAGCAAGTACATCAGGCACTCCAGGCAGTAATCCAGCAGCGCCAGCAACTCAAAATCGCTGGAATAACATTAAAAGACGTGCCCAGATAATTTGCGGTGTCAGTGGTGAAGTGCCAGGGTTTAGCTTTGTGGGAACCGATGGTAAATATAGCGGCATTGATGTGGATGTCTGTCGCGCGATCGCCGCAGCTTTATTTGACAACCCAGATGCAGTAGAATTTCGCAATCTCAATTCCAAAGAGCGGTTTACAGCTTTGCAAACTGGGGAAGTAGACGTTCTCAGCCGCAACACTACCTGGACACTTAGCCGTGATACCTCCGTAGGTCTAGAATTTGCACCTGTGGTCTTTTACGACGGACAAGCCATAATGGTTCGCAAAAATAGCAATATTAAGTCCCTGGCAGACCTGAAGGATAAAGCAATCTGCGTTCAAACTGGTACGACTACCGAACAGAACTTAGCAGACCAAATGCGGAAAAGGGGCATCACTTACAAACCCGTTGTCTTTGAAGACGTTAACGTTGCCTTTGCTACCTATGCCGAAGGTCGTTGCGATGGCATTACGGCTGATCGATCAGCATTAGTTTCGCGGGGGACAATTTTACCCAAACCAGAAGATAATGTGATTCTCAATGAAGTAATATCTTCAGAACCCCTTGCACCAGCAGTTGCTAAAGGAGATGTTAAATGGGGAGATGCTGTTAAGTGGGTGGTTTATTCTCTAGTAAAAGCGGAAGAATTGGGCATTACTTCCCAGAATATAGGTCAGTTCGCTACTAGTACTGATCCAGATGTTAAGCGATTTTTAGGAACCGAAGGCAACCTTGGCGAAGGACTCGGCTTAACAAACGACTTCGCAGCCAGAATAATTAAGCACGTTGGTAACTACGGCGAAATTTACGATCGCAACCTCGGCCCCAAGACAAAACTCAATTTAGCTCGTGGTCAAAATCAACTCTGGAGCAAAGGCGGACTGCTTTATTCTCCCCCCTTCCGGTAG
- a CDS encoding amino acid ABC transporter permease: protein MTNSIWRDVRFWRIALQLVAVFLAAVVVVILWGNLQRNLRQLGIPFGFDFLKQQASFDIGETLISYKPTDTYSYALWVGLINSLRVAIAGIFLTTIVGISAGIARLSDNWLVRNIAMVYVEVFRNTPLLLQLLFWYFAVFLSFPKTENKISLWGFIGISQNGLELPWFNLSPEFSTLLLGLTFYTGAFIAEIVRGGIQSVPKGQWEAARSLGLKPGLVMRLVVFPQALRVIIPPLTSQYLNLTKNTSLAIAIGYPDIYFVASTTFNQTGKAVEVILLIMFTYLTLSLTISVVMNLFNRSVQIKER from the coding sequence ATGACTAATTCTATATGGCGTGATGTCCGTTTTTGGAGAATTGCTTTGCAATTAGTTGCCGTATTTTTAGCAGCAGTTGTAGTAGTAATACTGTGGGGCAATCTCCAGCGCAATTTGCGGCAATTGGGTATTCCGTTTGGATTTGATTTTCTTAAGCAACAAGCATCTTTTGATATTGGCGAGACGCTGATTAGTTACAAACCCACTGATACATACAGTTATGCCTTGTGGGTGGGGTTAATTAACTCCTTGCGAGTGGCGATCGCAGGGATTTTTCTGACAACTATTGTCGGGATAAGTGCTGGGATTGCTCGACTTTCTGACAACTGGCTGGTGCGAAATATCGCAATGGTTTATGTAGAGGTTTTCCGCAATACGCCCTTACTGCTGCAATTGCTGTTTTGGTACTTTGCTGTTTTTCTCAGTTTCCCCAAAACAGAAAATAAGATATCTCTTTGGGGCTTTATTGGGATTAGTCAAAATGGCTTAGAACTTCCTTGGTTTAACCTATCACCAGAGTTTTCGACTTTGCTGTTGGGATTAACTTTTTACACAGGCGCGTTTATTGCGGAAATTGTTCGAGGTGGGATTCAATCAGTACCGAAGGGACAATGGGAAGCAGCGCGATCGCTAGGATTAAAACCAGGGTTAGTTATGCGCCTGGTGGTTTTTCCCCAAGCTTTGCGGGTAATTATTCCACCGTTGACGAGTCAATATCTTAATTTGACGAAAAATACCAGTTTAGCGATCGCGATCGGCTATCCCGATATTTATTTTGTCGCCTCCACGACTTTTAACCAAACCGGGAAAGCCGTAGAAGTGATATTACTGATTATGTTCACCTATCTCACCCTGAGTTTGACTATCTCTGTAGTTATGAATTTATTCAATCGCAGCGTGCAAATTAAAGAGAGATGA